The following are from one region of the Coffea eugenioides isolate CCC68of chromosome 2, Ceug_1.0, whole genome shotgun sequence genome:
- the LOC113761842 gene encoding F-box protein PP2-A13-like, whose protein sequence is MGAGFSRQYSSKVDKIGPAASKPPPGLADLPESCVALILSFLDPCDVCGLAVLSQRFRQASLADTVWESKLPPNYKILVKKLFVADDQHQTSGDQSTETSNFTKKEIYARLCLAHRFAGDTMEVWMKKNGGGICVAISWKGLKITGISDRRYWNYISTDESRFKTVAYLQQIWWVEVEGKLELEFPAGTYGLFFRMQLGRTSKRLGRRACNLDGVHGWNVKPVRFQLSTSNGQQATAHHYLKEPAAPGEWTHYHVGDFVVDHTDACTPTKLNFSMTQIDCTHTKGGLCLDSVFVYPRKLGERI, encoded by the exons ATGGGGGCTGGTTTTTCTCGCCAGTACTCCAGTAAAGTCGACAAAATCGGCCCCGCAGCATCAAAACCTCCGCCTGGTCTTGCAGACTTGCCAGAAAGTTGTGTGGCCTTGattctttcatttcttgaccCTTGTGATGTTTGTGGATTGGCGGTTTTGAGTCAAAGATTTCGTCAAGCTTCTTTGGCTGATACAGTTTGGGAATCCAAGCTGCCCCCAAATTACAAGATTCTTGTGAAGAAGCTCTTTGTTGCTGATGATCAACATCAAACTTCAGGTGATCAGAGTACTGAGACATCTAACTTCACCAAGAAGGAGATATATGCCAGGTTGTGTCTGGCTCATCGCTTTGCTGGTGACACCATG GAAGTTTGGATGAAAAAGAATGGCGGCGGAATTTGCGTTGCAATTTCTTGGAAGGGGTTGAAAATAACAGGTATCAGTGATCGCAGATACTGGAATTATATCTCAACCGACGAATCCAG ATTCAAGACGGTTGCATATCTGCAACAGATATGGTGGGTAGAAGTGGAAGGGAAGTTAGAGTTGGAGTTTCCAGCAGGAACTTACGGCCTATTCTTCAGGATGCAGCTGGGAAGAACCTCAAAGAGACTAGGCAGGCGAGCGTGTAATCTTGATGGAGTTCATGGATGGAATGTAAAGCCTGTCCGGTTCCAATTATCAACCTCAAACGGCCAGCAAGCAACAGCACATCACTATCTGAAAGAACCAGCTGCCCCTGGGGAATGGACACACTATCATGTGGGAGATTTTGTCGTTGACCACACTGACGCCTGCACTCCAACGAAGTTAAACTTCTCCATGACTCAGATTGATTGCACACATACTAAAGGCGGTCTTTGCTTGGATTCTGTGTTCGTATATCCCAGAAAGCTTGGAGAAAGGATTTGA